The uncultured Bacteroides sp. genome has a segment encoding these proteins:
- a CDS encoding TonB-dependent receptor: MLSVPPELFAQAITVKGKVLDTSGEAIIGASVLEKNTKSNGTRTDLNGDFSLKVSASGKRLVISYIGMKSQEVIAVAGKVLKITMEDDQTALNEVVVIGYGSKVRADLTGSVGSVSGASLARVPVASAAEALQGKIAGVQVTTLDGEPGAEINIRVRGGTSVTQSNQPLYIVDGFQANNINDIPPTDIQSIDVLKDASLTAVYGARGGNGVIIVTTKSAQEGKLSVNFNTYAQVRSLVRKLDLLDPYNYVKLQYDNVVGDNTQNYKFRDNFGHPQDFDLYKNVQGIDWQDEILGGHPMSYMYNVTVGGGSEKLKFNTSLTHNDENGVLIGSGVRRTNLNMKFNAQLSPKVQLLVNSRISYRRTAGAGADNVGNGGIIDILRYRPTNGLRDFANRAPETVDPEEEKFFQLTNPKGQIDQNYNMQHSYTFTNQVSLEWAILKGLQFRTEGMLSMGFSNQDRFWGYLTSGAYEKQPVADKNSNRTDSYIWTNTLSYGLTLDKQHNLSFLLGQEVQHSQSHGSDFNVRYLPKEISPTKALNNMGLGTPYSSTSYISSPDRTASFFGQANYNFDRKYLVSATFRTDGSTKFAPGNQWGYFPAISGAWVMKKEKFMEGLNFISNLKIRAAVGMAGNNRITDDMWRYQYVINSSGGPSWGEKNEKGSDYYVNSGGSTFPNTKIKWETTMTRNLAFDLGLFGERLTITPEIYWNTTHDLLYESEIPLTTGYTRQMQNIGQVTNRGFELTINATIVDSRDFKLNGNFTFGSNKTRIDKLNGVDDVIWATSSRWKSSDYDYCLKVGDQLGLIYGYVSDGLYGFDEFNKTNNYNYEAKEGTVNCNALFGTAPGKLKFKNFVDGVDGVQDVNIVNDNDKVVIGNTNPKFSGGFGFNGSWKNFDFSCNFAYMYGFDVNNATRYTLSSFEGNSNNYYNVLAEFAEPNRWRYANDQGDRMLNTYWCVDEYVNINSKANTFSPVDIGKKVAIDKFIEDGSFLRLQDVTIGYTLPKKMSKRMGIERLRFYTSGYNLFLWTKYSGYDPEVDVQTGLTPGVDYNRYPRSRNFLLGLNITF; encoded by the coding sequence ATGTTATCAGTACCGCCAGAACTTTTTGCTCAAGCCATTACTGTAAAAGGTAAGGTGTTGGATACTTCCGGAGAAGCAATTATTGGAGCTTCTGTTTTAGAAAAAAATACTAAAAGTAATGGAACGAGAACCGATCTGAACGGTGACTTTTCATTGAAAGTTTCAGCTTCCGGTAAACGACTGGTTATTTCATATATCGGTATGAAGTCTCAGGAAGTTATAGCAGTAGCAGGAAAAGTTTTAAAAATAACTATGGAAGACGACCAAACTGCTTTGAATGAAGTTGTAGTTATCGGTTACGGCAGTAAGGTGAGAGCTGATTTGACCGGCTCGGTAGGTTCCGTTTCAGGAGCCTCGCTGGCTCGCGTACCGGTTGCTTCGGCAGCTGAAGCTCTTCAGGGTAAGATTGCCGGTGTGCAGGTTACTACCTTGGATGGTGAACCTGGAGCCGAAATTAACATCAGGGTTCGTGGGGGTACGTCAGTAACACAAAGTAATCAACCTCTTTATATTGTCGATGGATTTCAGGCTAATAATATCAATGACATTCCTCCTACCGATATTCAATCAATAGATGTATTGAAAGATGCCTCTTTGACAGCTGTCTATGGAGCAAGAGGTGGTAACGGTGTAATAATTGTGACTACCAAGTCGGCTCAGGAAGGTAAATTATCTGTTAATTTCAATACTTATGCTCAGGTAAGATCACTTGTACGCAAACTGGATTTATTGGATCCGTACAATTATGTAAAATTGCAATATGATAATGTGGTAGGTGATAATACCCAAAATTACAAGTTCCGTGATAACTTCGGTCATCCTCAGGATTTTGATCTCTACAAGAATGTGCAAGGTATTGACTGGCAGGACGAAATTTTGGGTGGCCATCCTATGAGTTATATGTATAATGTAACTGTAGGCGGTGGTAGCGAGAAATTGAAATTTAACACCTCGCTGACTCACAATGACGAAAATGGTGTATTGATTGGCTCAGGTGTGCGTCGCACCAACCTGAATATGAAATTCAACGCTCAACTTTCTCCGAAAGTGCAGTTATTAGTCAATTCACGTATAAGTTATCGCCGTACAGCCGGTGCCGGTGCTGATAATGTAGGTAATGGTGGTATCATTGACATTCTTCGCTATCGCCCAACCAACGGTTTACGCGACTTTGCGAACCGTGCTCCGGAAACAGTTGACCCGGAAGAAGAAAAGTTTTTCCAGTTGACAAACCCCAAAGGACAGATTGATCAGAATTATAACATGCAGCACTCTTATACGTTTACCAATCAGGTTTCTTTAGAATGGGCTATTCTGAAAGGGCTTCAATTCCGTACTGAAGGTATGTTGAGCATGGGCTTTTCTAATCAGGATCGTTTCTGGGGTTATCTTACTTCAGGGGCTTATGAAAAACAACCTGTGGCTGATAAGAATAGTAATAGAACAGATAGCTATATCTGGACTAACACATTGAGCTATGGTCTAACCTTGGATAAGCAACACAACCTGTCGTTCTTACTAGGTCAGGAAGTGCAGCACTCACAGAGTCATGGTAGTGATTTTAATGTTCGCTATTTACCGAAAGAAATTAGTCCTACGAAAGCTTTAAACAATATGGGGCTGGGTACTCCTTATAGCTCAACCTCTTACATTTCATCTCCTGATAGAACGGCCTCTTTCTTTGGTCAGGCTAATTATAACTTCGACCGCAAATACCTGGTATCTGCTACATTTCGTACTGATGGTTCTACGAAATTTGCACCGGGCAATCAATGGGGATACTTTCCTGCTATATCGGGTGCGTGGGTAATGAAAAAAGAGAAGTTTATGGAAGGGCTGAACTTTATTTCTAATCTGAAGATTCGTGCCGCTGTTGGTATGGCAGGTAACAACCGCATAACTGACGACATGTGGCGCTATCAGTATGTAATCAATTCATCAGGTGGACCTAGTTGGGGTGAAAAGAATGAAAAAGGTTCTGACTACTATGTCAATTCAGGTGGCAGCACTTTCCCAAATACGAAAATTAAATGGGAGACAACTATGACACGCAACCTTGCCTTCGATCTCGGTTTATTTGGCGAACGTCTGACTATTACTCCGGAAATATATTGGAATACCACTCACGACTTACTTTATGAAAGTGAGATTCCTTTAACAACAGGTTACACCAGGCAGATGCAGAATATTGGTCAGGTTACTAACCGCGGTTTTGAGCTCACTATCAACGCTACTATTGTAGACAGCCGCGATTTCAAATTAAACGGAAATTTCACTTTCGGCTCTAATAAAACTCGTATTGACAAGTTGAATGGTGTGGATGATGTGATTTGGGCAACTTCTTCTCGTTGGAAATCATCCGACTATGACTACTGCCTTAAAGTGGGAGATCAGCTAGGACTTATCTATGGTTATGTCTCTGATGGCCTTTACGGATTCGATGAGTTCAACAAGACAAACAATTATAATTATGAAGCCAAAGAGGGAACCGTAAATTGTAACGCATTGTTTGGTACAGCACCAGGTAAGCTCAAGTTCAAAAACTTTGTAGATGGTGTGGATGGTGTACAAGACGTGAATATCGTTAATGACAATGATAAAGTAGTTATAGGTAATACAAATCCTAAATTCAGCGGAGGTTTCGGCTTTAATGGTTCCTGGAAGAATTTTGATTTTTCATGTAACTTTGCATACATGTATGGCTTCGATGTAAATAACGCTACTCGCTATACTTTATCTTCGTTTGAAGGAAATAGCAATAATTACTATAATGTACTGGCCGAATTTGCAGAACCTAACCGCTGGCGTTATGCCAATGATCAAGGTGACCGTATGCTCAATACTTATTGGTGTGTGGACGAGTATGTTAATATCAACTCAAAGGCTAATACTTTCAGCCCTGTTGATATTGGTAAGAAAGTGGCTATAGATAAATTTATAGAAGATGGTTCTTTCCTTCGCTTGCAGGACGTAACTATTGGTTATACCTTACCTAAGAAAATGAGCAAACGCATGGGTATTGAACGACTTCGTTTTTATACTAGCGGTTATAATTTATTCCTTTGGACCAAATATTCAGGATATGATCCTGAAGTAGACGTGCAGACTGGTTTGACTCCGGGTGTGGATTACAACCGTTATCCACGAAGCCGCAACTTCCTATTAGGTTTAAATATTACATTCTAA
- a CDS encoding sugar-binding domain-containing protein: MRRILLSTFLFLTVVTSRAQWAPAGERIKTEWSAELNPSNVLPEYPRPIMERKDWKNLNGLWDYAIIDKGNAIPQKFDGRILVPFAIESSLSGVGKVIDENHELVYSRTFELPSEWKGKKVLLHFGAVDWKTDVWVNGVKVGSHTGGYTPFTFDVTAALNKGKNKMIVKVWDPTDKGYQPRGKQVSKPEGIWYTPVTGIWQTVWIEPVAEKYIRNLNITPDIDNHFLTVKAELNIASASDLIEVGVYDGDKLVSIGRGTNGEAVEVSMPEDAKLWSPEAPFLYSLKVSLNNGGKLVDRVESYAAMRKYSSGRDTNGIVRLELNNKPLFQFGPLDQGWWPDGLYTAPTDEALRFDIQKTKDLGFNMIRKHIKVEPARWYTYCDKLGVIVWQDMPSGDRNPEWQPRNYFNGTERKRTEASETCYRKEWKEIIDCLYSYPCIGTWIPFNEAWGQFKAPEIAEWTKQYDPTRLVNPASGGNHYTCGDILDLHHYPEPKMFLYDAQRVTVLGEFGGIGLALKDHLWEPNHNWGYVQFNSSKEATDEYVKYTNILYGLIKQGFSAAVYTQTTDVEVEINGLMTYDRKVIKLEEKRVKDANTRICNALNR; the protein is encoded by the coding sequence ATGAGAAGAATTCTTCTTTCTACTTTCTTATTCTTAACTGTTGTAACAAGTCGGGCACAGTGGGCACCGGCAGGTGAACGAATTAAAACCGAATGGAGTGCAGAACTTAATCCTTCCAATGTGTTGCCGGAATATCCACGTCCTATTATGGAACGTAAGGATTGGAAAAATCTGAACGGATTATGGGATTATGCCATCATTGATAAAGGAAATGCTATTCCGCAAAAGTTTGATGGACGAATACTTGTTCCGTTTGCTATTGAATCTTCTTTGTCGGGAGTAGGAAAAGTAATTGATGAAAACCATGAATTGGTTTATTCCCGTACTTTTGAACTACCTTCAGAATGGAAAGGGAAAAAGGTGTTGTTGCATTTTGGTGCAGTAGATTGGAAAACAGATGTATGGGTAAATGGAGTTAAAGTGGGTTCTCATACAGGAGGTTACACTCCATTTACTTTTGATGTGACTGCTGCTCTGAATAAAGGAAAAAATAAAATGATCGTCAAAGTCTGGGATCCTACTGATAAAGGATATCAGCCGCGTGGCAAACAAGTGAGTAAACCTGAAGGCATTTGGTATACTCCGGTTACTGGCATTTGGCAGACTGTTTGGATTGAACCTGTTGCCGAAAAATATATTCGAAATCTTAACATCACGCCGGATATTGATAATCATTTCCTCACTGTAAAGGCGGAATTGAATATCGCTTCCGCTTCCGATTTAATTGAAGTAGGTGTTTATGATGGCGATAAATTGGTCAGCATAGGCAGAGGTACTAACGGCGAAGCTGTAGAAGTATCTATGCCGGAAGATGCCAAATTGTGGAGTCCGGAAGCTCCTTTCTTGTATTCATTGAAGGTGAGTTTGAACAATGGGGGTAAACTAGTTGATAGGGTTGAAAGTTATGCTGCTATGCGGAAGTATTCATCAGGACGTGATACAAACGGCATAGTTCGTTTAGAACTGAATAATAAACCATTGTTTCAATTTGGTCCGCTCGATCAAGGATGGTGGCCTGATGGTTTGTATACCGCTCCTACGGATGAGGCGTTGCGTTTTGACATTCAGAAGACCAAAGATCTCGGTTTTAACATGATCCGCAAGCATATTAAAGTGGAACCTGCACGTTGGTATACTTATTGTGACAAATTGGGTGTTATTGTATGGCAAGATATGCCTAGCGGCGACCGTAATCCGGAATGGCAACCTCGTAACTATTTCAATGGAACAGAGAGAAAACGTACCGAAGCTTCCGAGACTTGCTATCGCAAGGAATGGAAAGAAATTATAGATTGTTTGTATTCCTATCCATGCATTGGAACATGGATACCATTTAATGAAGCATGGGGACAGTTTAAGGCACCTGAAATAGCAGAATGGACGAAACAATATGATCCTACCCGTTTAGTGAATCCGGCAAGTGGTGGTAATCATTATACTTGTGGCGATATACTCGATTTGCATCATTATCCGGAACCGAAGATGTTTCTGTATGATGCACAACGTGTTACTGTGTTGGGCGAATTTGGAGGTATAGGGTTGGCGTTAAAAGATCATCTTTGGGAACCTAATCATAATTGGGGGTATGTCCAGTTCAATTCTTCCAAAGAAGCTACGGACGAGTATGTGAAATATACCAATATATTGTATGGGCTTATAAAACAGGGATTTTCCGCTGCAGTTTATACTCAGACAACAGATGTTGAGGTAGAGATAAACGGCTTGATGACTTACGATCGTAAGGTGATTAAATTGGAAGAGAAAAGAGTAAAGGACGCAAATACGCGTATTTGCAATGCTCTTAACCGATAG
- a CDS encoding TIM-barrel domain-containing protein: MPNMAYQDHNVRITVITDGTVRMEWEPDGKFVDNASFMAVNRQYQSVSYEMKNDKKKIEIRTSKMIVKYVKNSGQFTAANLSIISVKGMLPFKWAPGTVDKGNLKGTYRTLDGYNGGLHNNKPMPIEDGLLSTEGWTFIDDSKNYLFDNSDWPWVTERQNKNGQDFYFMAYGHNYKSALKDFTAFSGKVPLPPRYAFGYWWSRYWSYSDNELRNLIDNFHTYNIPLDVLVVDMDWHYTEPGKGGWTGYTWNRRLFPDPDGFLKYLKQNNLQVTLNLHPADGIANYEDNFPAMAKWMGIAPDSTKLIPYEGSNKQFMSGWFNTILRPMEKKGIDFWWLDWQQKLNDEKYKDLGNTWWLNYVVFSDMERNRDTRPLLYHRWGGLGNHRYQIGFSGDSYISWASLDFQPYFNSTASNVLYGYWSHDIGGHMGANNIDPELYVRWLQFGALSPILRTHSTKNSDLNKEPWAFNQKYLEVIRNTILERYQMAPYVYTMARKTYDEALSLCRPMYYDYPENKEAYENKNEYMFGDNLLVCPITSPMKNDNSTVKVWLPGGNDWYEWHTGTLLKGGQTIERIFNLDEYPVYVKAGSILPLYDKVKNLQKNDESVTVTVFSGKGGSFEMYEDNGNDKDYAAHYAKTLLSSEKSGNALTVKIAARQGSYPDMPSNRSFKVKVLASAVPEKVMVNGVQTDFTYDGNDLSLTINVSETDCSKSKILEITYPTDAPEVADGLLAQMRHVRAAVLLLKQKQAGIVLNEELGTMESAGRCITYYPNEFKQRIEVFRANYANLPTVLEAQKLNKEIIDWFMKFVK, from the coding sequence ATGCCAAATATGGCTTATCAAGACCATAATGTAAGAATAACAGTAATAACTGATGGCACAGTTCGTATGGAGTGGGAACCTGACGGGAAGTTTGTAGACAATGCCTCGTTTATGGCTGTCAACCGTCAATATCAATCGGTCTCATATGAAATGAAGAATGACAAAAAAAAGATTGAAATACGCACATCGAAGATGATAGTGAAGTATGTAAAAAATAGTGGACAATTTACTGCAGCCAACCTGAGCATTATATCAGTGAAAGGTATGTTACCTTTTAAATGGGCTCCCGGAACCGTTGATAAAGGTAATCTAAAAGGTACATATCGTACACTTGACGGATACAATGGAGGTCTTCACAATAATAAGCCTATGCCCATAGAAGACGGATTACTTTCAACCGAGGGATGGACATTTATAGACGATTCGAAAAACTATTTATTTGATAATTCCGACTGGCCTTGGGTTACTGAACGTCAGAATAAGAATGGACAGGACTTTTATTTCATGGCTTATGGTCATAATTATAAGTCGGCTTTGAAAGATTTTACAGCTTTTTCGGGTAAAGTGCCGTTGCCTCCACGTTATGCTTTCGGATATTGGTGGTCACGTTACTGGAGCTATTCCGATAATGAGCTGCGCAACCTAATTGATAACTTTCACACTTATAACATACCATTGGATGTACTAGTGGTAGATATGGACTGGCACTATACAGAACCGGGCAAAGGTGGATGGACTGGGTATACATGGAATCGCCGCTTGTTTCCTGATCCGGATGGTTTCCTGAAATATCTGAAACAAAACAATCTGCAGGTAACCCTCAATCTTCACCCTGCCGATGGCATTGCTAATTACGAGGATAACTTTCCGGCTATGGCGAAATGGATGGGAATAGCTCCCGATTCAACAAAGCTGATTCCTTACGAAGGATCAAACAAACAGTTTATGAGCGGATGGTTTAATACGATTCTTCGTCCAATGGAAAAGAAAGGCATCGACTTTTGGTGGCTCGACTGGCAACAAAAACTTAATGATGAAAAATACAAAGATCTGGGTAATACGTGGTGGCTTAATTATGTTGTCTTTTCTGATATGGAACGAAACCGTGATACTCGTCCGTTACTTTACCATCGTTGGGGAGGATTAGGGAATCATCGTTACCAGATAGGCTTCTCCGGTGACTCTTATATCTCTTGGGCTTCACTTGATTTTCAACCATATTTTAATTCTACAGCCTCTAATGTGCTTTATGGTTACTGGAGTCATGACATTGGTGGGCACATGGGTGCTAATAATATTGATCCAGAACTCTATGTGCGCTGGCTTCAGTTTGGTGCTTTGAGCCCTATTCTTCGTACCCACTCTACAAAGAATTCTGATTTAAACAAGGAACCTTGGGCTTTTAATCAGAAATATCTTGAAGTGATTCGTAATACGATTCTTGAACGTTATCAGATGGCTCCCTATGTTTACACAATGGCTCGTAAAACATACGATGAAGCACTCTCTCTTTGTCGCCCCATGTATTATGATTATCCCGAAAATAAAGAAGCTTATGAGAATAAGAATGAATATATGTTTGGTGATAATCTGCTGGTTTGCCCAATTACTTCACCGATGAAAAATGACAATTCGACTGTGAAAGTGTGGTTGCCGGGTGGAAATGATTGGTATGAATGGCATACCGGCACTTTATTAAAGGGAGGACAAACTATTGAACGAATATTTAATCTGGATGAATATCCTGTTTATGTAAAAGCCGGCTCAATATTGCCTTTATATGATAAAGTAAAGAACCTGCAAAAGAACGATGAATCTGTAACAGTAACTGTATTTTCCGGCAAAGGAGGCTCTTTTGAAATGTACGAAGATAATGGCAATGATAAAGACTATGCAGCTCACTATGCAAAAACTCTGCTGAGCTCTGAGAAATCAGGAAATGCATTGACGGTGAAGATTGCTGCTCGTCAGGGTAGCTATCCAGATATGCCTTCAAACAGAAGCTTCAAAGTAAAAGTACTTGCCTCTGCTGTTCCTGAAAAAGTAATGGTAAATGGAGTTCAGACAGATTTTACATATGATGGCAACGACTTAAGCCTTACAATAAATGTATCTGAGACGGATTGCAGTAAATCGAAAATCCTTGAAATAACTTATCCTACAGATGCTCCTGAAGTAGCAGACGGCCTTTTGGCTCAGATGCGCCATGTTCGCGCAGCAGTTCTCCTGCTTAAACAAAAACAGGCAGGCATCGTGCTGAATGAAGAACTAGGAACAATGGAATCAGCAGGCAGATGTATAACTTATTATCCTAATGAGTTTAAACAACGAATAGAAGTATTCCGTGCAAATTATGCTAATTTGCCTACGGTTCTGGAAGCTCAGAAACTAAATAAGGAAATCATTGATTGGTTTATGAAATTTGTAAAATAA
- a CDS encoding glycosyl hydrolase 115 family protein, translated as MKIFKSILLVGIMLLCGPIVYGQVLLTESENKVDEFTLIGTNKKSCLYYDRQDFEVVKKVARLFSNDVRLITNQPVTIGDAEEKMASNSIIVGTLGYNKLIDQLIAKKKLDVTSLKGKWESFHMEVILNPFPGVKKALVVVGSDRRGTAYGLFSISEAIGVSPWYWWADAPVAKQKELCIKVQKMTSNEPTVKYRGVFINDEDWGLLQWAKKNFEKERGNIGPKTYAKVCELLLRLKANYLCPAMHEASTAFNKIPENKLVADSFAIVMGSTHCEPLLFNNASEWNKKTMGEWDYVNNKGMIDKVLKQRVIENYPYENVYTVALRGLHDKEMSGSNDMNERIKTVSDAITTQRQFLTDIIKKPVNEIPQVFFAYKEVLDVYNAGLKLPDDVTIIWADDNYGYLKRLSNPNEQKRSGRSGIYYHVSYLGKPHDYLWMSTISPAVMYEELRKAYDTTADRVWLLNVGDIKSCEFSMNLFLSMAYNINSFNYDNIYTYQAHWLAGMFGQEYYKNFLDITTTFYNQAFSRKPELMGWGYQWSTDKYGKERNTDTDFSFTNYREADTRLSEYNRIGSMADSILKKLPEEKKAGFYQLLYYPVKGCELMNKMVLYGQKNRWYSLQGRAATNQLNKEVKIYYDSLQVITQGYNSLLNGKWNPVMTTKQGFAASYFELPKLKTVALPEMPSLGIQVEGEDIVKGKSSFHSLPAFNTYFRQSYYFDIFNKGAYVLYWDIKTSADWILVDKKKGTTKLEDRILVSIDWNKVPAGERISGKIEITGKNAGKDNVYISVFNPSSPSLKEMDSLFVEHNGYISINATDFHKKVENKEIEVKLIPNLGFENASIQLGNPVAPAQRTASSIVPRVEYDFYTFEQGSVDVYTYVLPTFTLSTDRGFAGHEATNIETKYGVCIDDGPVMNPSTSSFEYAQIWYESVLKNCRINKTTLHINEPGKHTLKILCGDPGTILQKVVLDFGGMQRSYMGPKPTKKNNF; from the coding sequence ATGAAAATCTTTAAATCTATTTTATTGGTGGGTATAATGTTACTATGTGGACCTATTGTGTATGGTCAAGTATTATTAACCGAAAGCGAAAATAAAGTTGATGAGTTCACTCTTATTGGAACGAATAAGAAGTCATGTCTGTATTATGATAGACAGGATTTTGAAGTTGTAAAAAAGGTAGCCCGGCTATTTAGTAATGATGTACGATTAATAACTAATCAACCTGTAACAATAGGAGACGCAGAAGAGAAAATGGCTTCAAATAGCATTATTGTCGGAACATTAGGCTACAATAAACTTATAGATCAACTTATTGCTAAAAAGAAACTGGATGTAACTTCTTTGAAAGGTAAATGGGAAAGCTTTCATATGGAAGTAATACTCAATCCATTCCCAGGAGTTAAAAAAGCATTAGTGGTTGTTGGAAGTGATCGTAGAGGAACAGCTTATGGTTTGTTTTCCATTTCAGAAGCAATTGGAGTTTCTCCATGGTATTGGTGGGCAGATGCTCCTGTTGCCAAGCAAAAAGAGTTATGCATTAAGGTTCAAAAAATGACATCTAATGAACCTACAGTCAAGTATCGTGGCGTATTTATCAATGATGAAGACTGGGGATTGCTTCAATGGGCTAAAAAGAATTTTGAGAAAGAACGTGGCAATATCGGTCCTAAAACCTATGCTAAAGTTTGTGAGCTTCTTTTGCGTTTAAAAGCAAACTATCTTTGTCCTGCTATGCATGAAGCTTCCACTGCCTTTAATAAAATTCCTGAAAATAAATTGGTTGCAGATAGCTTCGCTATCGTAATGGGATCTACTCACTGTGAACCATTATTATTTAATAATGCAAGTGAATGGAATAAAAAAACAATGGGAGAATGGGATTATGTAAATAACAAAGGCATGATCGATAAGGTACTGAAACAAAGAGTTATTGAAAATTATCCATATGAAAATGTTTATACAGTAGCTTTAAGAGGACTTCATGATAAGGAAATGAGTGGAAGTAATGATATGAATGAGCGTATAAAGACTGTTAGTGACGCTATAACTACTCAAAGACAGTTTTTGACTGATATAATAAAAAAGCCGGTTAATGAAATTCCACAGGTTTTTTTCGCTTACAAAGAGGTTTTGGATGTCTATAATGCGGGTCTTAAACTACCGGATGATGTTACAATCATTTGGGCAGATGATAATTATGGTTACTTAAAACGTTTAAGTAATCCTAATGAACAGAAGCGATCTGGCCGTTCAGGAATTTATTATCACGTTTCCTATTTAGGTAAACCACATGATTATTTATGGATGAGTACTATTTCTCCAGCAGTGATGTATGAAGAACTTCGTAAAGCGTATGACACAACAGCAGACCGTGTTTGGTTATTAAATGTTGGTGACATAAAATCTTGTGAATTCTCAATGAATTTATTTTTGTCTATGGCTTATAATATCAATTCTTTCAATTATGATAATATCTATACTTATCAGGCACATTGGTTGGCTGGAATGTTTGGTCAAGAATATTATAAGAATTTTCTGGACATCACTACAACATTCTATAATCAAGCCTTTTCTCGCAAACCGGAACTTATGGGATGGGGATACCAATGGTCAACGGATAAATATGGTAAAGAACGAAATACAGATACTGATTTTTCATTTACCAATTATCGTGAGGCAGATACTCGTTTGTCAGAATATAACCGTATCGGATCGATGGCTGATTCTATTTTGAAGAAACTTCCAGAAGAAAAAAAGGCTGGATTCTATCAATTGCTTTATTATCCGGTGAAAGGATGTGAGCTAATGAATAAAATGGTTCTTTATGGACAGAAAAATCGTTGGTATTCATTGCAGGGAAGAGCAGCAACAAATCAATTAAACAAAGAAGTGAAAATCTATTATGATAGTTTGCAAGTGATAACCCAAGGATATAACTCTTTATTGAATGGTAAATGGAATCCAGTAATGACAACAAAACAAGGGTTTGCAGCTTCTTATTTTGAATTACCGAAATTAAAAACTGTTGCTTTACCAGAGATGCCTTCATTAGGAATACAGGTAGAAGGAGAAGATATAGTAAAAGGGAAAAGTAGTTTTCATTCTCTACCCGCATTTAATACATATTTCCGCCAGTCTTATTATTTTGATATATTCAATAAAGGTGCTTATGTATTATATTGGGATATTAAAACCTCTGCAGATTGGATTTTAGTTGATAAGAAAAAGGGAACAACAAAATTGGAAGATCGTATCTTAGTATCTATTGATTGGAATAAAGTGCCAGCTGGAGAGCGAATCTCTGGAAAAATTGAAATTACAGGAAAAAACGCAGGAAAAGACAATGTTTATATTTCTGTTTTTAATCCTTCTTCACCCTCATTAAAAGAAATGGACTCATTATTTGTTGAGCATAATGGATATATATCCATTAATGCTACTGATTTCCATAAGAAAGTTGAAAATAAAGAGATAGAAGTTAAACTCATTCCTAATTTAGGCTTTGAAAATGCTTCAATACAGCTTGGTAATCCTGTAGCACCCGCTCAAAGGACAGCTAGTAGTATTGTTCCCCGTGTTGAATATGACTTTTACACCTTCGAGCAAGGCTCCGTAGATGTGTATACTTATGTATTACCCACATTTACTCTGAGTACAGATAGGGGATTTGCAGGCCATGAAGCCACAAACATTGAGACAAAATATGGCGTATGTATTGATGACGGTCCGGTGATGAATCCTTCCACATCTTCTTTTGAGTATGCTCAAATATGGTATGAAAGTGTGTTGAAAAATTGCCGGATAAATAAAACGACATTGCATATTAATGAACCGGGCAAACATACTTTAAAAATTTTATGCGGAGATCCAGGTACTATTTTACAAAAAGTGGTTTTGGATTTTGGTGGCATGCAACGTTCTTATATGGGACCTAAACCGACCAAGAAAAATAATTTTTAA